A region of Mauremys mutica isolate MM-2020 ecotype Southern chromosome 24, ASM2049712v1, whole genome shotgun sequence DNA encodes the following proteins:
- the RPS15 gene encoding 40S ribosomal protein S15 encodes MPCSRDIRRRPDEISPFRRDAAKMAEVEQKKKRTFRKFTYRGVDLDQLLDMSYEQLMQLYSARQRRRLNRGLRRKQHSLLKRLRKAKKEAPPMEKPEVVKTHLRDMIILPEMVGSMVGVYNGKTFNQVEIKPEMIGHYLGEFSITYKPVKHGRPGIGATHSSRFIPLK; translated from the exons ATGCCCTGCTCTCGCGATATCAGGCGCCGCCCGGACGAGATCAGCCCTTTCCGAAGAGACGCGGCCAAGATG GCGGAAGTCGAACAGAAGAAGAAACGTACCTTTAGGAAATTCACCTACCGAGGTGTCGATCTGGATCAGCTCCTCGATATGTCCTA CGAGCAGCTgatgcagctgtacagcgctcgCCAGCGCAGGCGTCTGAACCGCGGCCTGCGTCGTAAGCAGCATTCCCTCCTGAAGCGCCTTCGCAAGGCCAAGAAGGAGGCCCCTCCCATGGAGAAGCCAGAGGTAGTCAAAACTCACCTGCGCGACATGATCATCCTCCCCGAGATGGTGGGCAGCATGGTCGGCGTATACAACGGCAAAACCTTCAACCAGGTGGAAATCAAG CCCGAGATGATTGGCCACTACCTGGGCGAGTTTTCCATCACCTACAAGCCAGTGAAACACGGCAGACCTGGTATCGGTGCCACCCACTCATCTAGGTTCATTCCTCTGAAGTAA
- the DAZAP1 gene encoding DAZ-associated protein 1 isoform X5 produces the protein MMQRNRGPEVEVKRAEPRDSKSQTPGPPGASQWGSRIMPSAANGWAGQPPPTWQQGYSPQGMWVPAGQAIGGYGPPPPGRGAPPPPPPFTSYIVSTPPGGFPPPQGFPQGYGTPPPFSFGYGAPPPPPDQFAPPGVPPPPATPGATPLAFPPPPPPSQATQDMSKPPTAQPEFPYSQFGYGQDLSGFGQGFSDPSQQPPSYGGPSVPPSSGPPAGGSGFGRGQNHNVQGFHPYRR, from the exons GTGGAGGTAAAACGTGCAGAACCTCGTGATAGCAAAAGCCAAACCCCAGGGCCACCAGGTGCCAGCCAGTGGGGAAGCCGGATCATGCCAAGTGCTGCCAATGGCTGGGCAGGTCAGCCCCCTCCTACCTGGCAACAAGGATACAGCCCTCAAG GAATGTGGGTACCAGCTGGACAAGCAATTG GTGGGTATGGACCACCTCCTCCAGGAAGAGgagcccctcctcctccaccaccttTTACCTCATACATAGTTTCTACGCCTCCTGGAGGATTCCCACCTCCACAAGGGTTCCCACAGGGCTATGGCACCCCTCCACCATTTA GTTTTGGATATGgtgctccacctcctccacctgacCAGTTTGCCCCTCCTGGAGTACCCCCTCCACCTGCCACTCCTGGGGCAACACCACTAGCtttcccaccgccaccaccaccatctcAGGCAACTCAGGACATGAGCAAACCCCCAACTGCTCAGCCAGAATTCCCTTATAGCCAGTTTG GTTATGGACAAGACTTGAGCGGTTTTGGACAAGGTTTCTCCGACCCCAGCCAGCAGCCCCCCTCCTATGGAGGCCCCTCGGTGCCACCATCAAGTGGCCCACCTGCAGGAGGAAGTGGTTTTGGACGAGGACAGAACCATAATGTGCAAGGATTTCACCCCTACAGACGCTAG